From Gemmatimonadota bacterium:
GACGGCGTTGTTGCTCGCGACGGGATCCGTGTCCTGCCCGGTGACGGAAAGCGTGGTGGTATGGAGACCCGTCTGGATGCCCTCCAGAGTGAGCGTGAACTCCGCCCGTGCCCCCGCGGCGAGCGGCCCGATCGCACAGGTGATCACCTCGGCCGCATCCGCCGTGCAGGCGGCGCCCGCGGCGGACACGAAGGCGAGCCCCACCAGCGGCGTCGTGACCACGGTCGAACCGCTCGACGCAGACGGACCGGAATTCGCGACGCGGAAGACGTTGTCCATCGTGTCGCCGAGCACCTGGCCATACTCCTGGCTGACCTGGGTCAGGACGAGGTCCGCTTCCGCGTCGTTGTCCTCGATCTCGATGGTCACCGACGGTGCCGCCACGCCGCCGTAGCGCGGGTCCGTGCTGACCACCGTATGACGGATGGTGTCGGTGTGGAGCCCTTCGAGCACTGAATCGTCCAGGGCGGACGTCAAGAACTCCAGCGGCAACATCCAGTCGTCCACAGTGAAGGTCTTGGCTCCCTCCGTGAGCACCTGTCCCAGAATCGATGTGGTGCTCACCTGTACGTCCGCGGTGGGCGCGTCCGGTCCGAGACACAGGCTGTAGCTCTGGGGCCCCTGCCCCTCCGCCAGGTGCAGCGCGTCCGGATGGGACGCGAGAGCCGGACCCGCGGGGTCGAAACCGACAAGGGTGGCGGTGCCGCCGCGGGTGTGCAGCCGCCACGCCCGCGCCGCATCGAGGCCGAGGCCGTTCACCGCCGCGAACGACACGCTGGCCGAACCGTCGTGCGTGATGAGCGGCAGCGCCTGGCCGCACTGACCGCCGACGAAGGCTGGGTCGGTCTCGACCGTGAGGGTTCCCGTGGCGGAGAGGGCCCCTGCGACGGCGACCGCATCGAACTCACCTGCTGTGGCTCCCTCCACCTCGATCACCACCTCGGTGGCGCTGTCGAGCAGTGCCGACGCCATCGTCAGCGTGCCGGTGCCGTTGCCGGGGAGGATGCGCGCACCGAAGGCGATCACGTCACCCACCGTACCGGCACCGGTGAGCGTGGCGCGGTCGAGCTCCAACACGCCGTCCATCACGCTCCCGGCGTTGGCCTGGAACGTCGTGCCGGTGGCCAAGTGCAGGGTGGAAGTGTCCGCGTCGATGGTTCCCTTGTTCTTGAAAACGTTCGGCGAACCGGCGCCTCCGGGTCCGGCGACGCTCAGTCGCGCGTCGGTGACGTAGCTCACCTCGCCCTGGTTCACGATGCTGTCTGCGAGCACGAGGACCGGGCCCGTCACGCGCCATTCTCCCCGATTCACGAGGCCGGGCAGGACGACGGACATCGAATCGGCCGAACTCGTCCAAAGATGCAGGACGCCCTCGTTGATGGTCGGCCCGGCTGTCTGCCGATCAAACGCATAGCTCCGCTGCGCGGTGCCGAGAGCCCGCAGCGTCACATCCCTCCCGATGATCCCGGTGACGCGCGTGGTCCCCGGCGACGTCCCCGTCAGATGGAGCGTCCCGTCGAGTCGGCTGGTCTGCAGCACGACGTCGCTGTTCCACACCGAAACGGCGTGTGGAGAGGGCTCGAGCTCGCCCCCCGACCAATCGAAGGGGAAGAAGATCTGGATGGGTGCAAGGCCGACCACCGAGCCCGACCGCTGCAGCCAGCGTGCTCCCGTGGCGCCACCCCGGTGCAGGAAATCGATGGGACTGGTACCCGCCGCGCGTCCGACGATCACTCCGGTGTTGATGACACGGGCATCCGTGGCCAACCAGACGTCGATCGGTGCGGTGAGATCGAGTGTGCCTCCGTTGCGGATGCGTGCGACCTCGAAGCGCGCGAGCAGTCCCCCGCAGGCACAGGGGTTGGATACGGTCAAGCGGCCGTCGTTGATCAGGGTCGGGCCCGGATTGCCGCCGATGACGTGGCCTCCGACCGAAGGGATCTCGAAACGGCTGCCGGCGGCGACCTCCAGCGTGTCAGAGACTGCGAAGGTGCTGGCCACGACGGGATCCCACTCGAGCGTCACCTCCGCGCCCGGGCCCCCGATGCGCAGACTGGCCACGTCCGTGGGCGAAGCCAATTGGACCGTGTAGGTGCCCGGCGCGTCGATGCAGACCACATCGCCCGGTGCGGGCACGCCGGCGGGCGTCCAGCGTCCCGCGTCGAGCCACAGGCCGCCGATGCCGGACGTCCAGGTGCGGGTACAGGCGCTGCTGGGGATCGCCACGGCAGCCGCCTGAAGCGCCGGCGGGGCCGGTGCGGCGGCCGCGGGGTGGGTGGGACTATCGTGACAGGCTCCCACGGCCGATGCGACCGACAGGAGCGCGAGGATACGAAGCCGCGGCATGATGCATTCCCCCGTTGGAATGGCGTTGCGCGCGGCCACTCGACCGCGGCACACCGGCCACGGCGACGAGGAAGGGAGGATCTGGACATCACCCGCAGCGGTGATCGACGAGCGGGGAGAGCGGGGCCGGCGGGAGGAGAGGGTGTGAGTGGACGAGAACCCGCGGGCCCGCGGGATGAAACCCCCTTGGAGCCTGGGACCTACGGATCCGTCCCGTGCGACGCGTAGTACCCGGCGATCCGCTCGTGGAAGCCAGCGCGTGTGTAGACGTCGGGTCGGCCCGTGTCGATGACGTCCGCGAGGACGGCGGCAACCTCCTCGGCACTCTGCGACTCGGGAAAGGAGCGGGAGTCGGGTCCGCCGTGCAGCGCACTGTTGCCGAAGTCGGTGCGTACCACGCCCGGGGAGAGCAGCGAGATGCGGATGCCGGGATGCGACTCGGCCAGCTCGGCCCGGAACGTGGCCGTCAGCGCGTTCAGGAAGTGCTTGGCCCCGCAGTAGGCGGAGCGGATGGTGGCGAACGGCACGCGTCCCAGGAGCGAGGACACGTTGATCAGGTGGCCCTGGCCCCGCTCCTTGAAGTGCGGGAGCACCTCCTGCATGCCGTACAGCGCGCTCAGCACGTTGGCGCGCATCATGGCGTCGATGTCGTCGTCCGTGAGCTCCGAGGGCAACCGGGAGATCCCCCGACCGGCATTGTTCACCCAGACGTCGACGCGACCGAAGCGCTCGAGCGTCGCGTCCACGGCCCGCCGCACCTCGGCGCGGACCTCCATGTCGGCGCTGACCGGGAAGACGGTGCCTCCGGCCTCCCGCGCGACCTCCTCCAGCTTCTCGGCCCGGCGGGCCACCGGCACCACGGCATCCCCGCGGGCGGCGAGGAGCTGGACTGCGGCCGCGCCGATCCCGGCGCTGCCACCCGTTATGACGACGACCCGGGGGTCCATGGACCTCCCTCCCCTGCATGGGATATGGGCGCTGCTGGATTCGAACCAGCGACCCCCTGCTTGTAAGGCAGGTGCTCTGGACCAGCTGAGCTAAGCGCCCGGCACTTGTGCCTGCCTGAAGATAGGGTGTGGCGGGGGAGTCGAGCCAGCGCACCCACTGGGCCGAGGGAGGTCAGACCTACGCGACGGTGGCGCGCAGCGCACCCACCTCGGACCGGTGGAACAGGAGGGCAATCGACCCCGTGGCTCCCGGAAACGTGATCGCCCAGGCGGAGGCCGGCCA
This genomic window contains:
- a CDS encoding SDR family oxidoreductase, which gives rise to MDPRVVVITGGSAGIGAAAVQLLAARGDAVVPVARRAEKLEEVAREAGGTVFPVSADMEVRAEVRRAVDATLERFGRVDVWVNNAGRGISRLPSELTDDDIDAMMRANVLSALYGMQEVLPHFKERGQGHLINVSSLLGRVPFATIRSAYCGAKHFLNALTATFRAELAESHPGIRISLLSPGVVRTDFGNSALHGGPDSRSFPESQSAEEVAAVLADVIDTGRPDVYTRAGFHERIAGYYASHGTDP